The bacterium genome window below encodes:
- a CDS encoding ATP-binding protein, with protein sequence LPPVQVRQVLGRVRAHLSGTAHPAGTVEPKNDSDENLRIGEILLSEGNISNDDLQKALSLQNRGIGEILVAEGVVLPEKIQAALEKQHAVSDRPRGSIRVDIERLDNLMNLVGELVISQTQVADYFRKDGHFENDGEFGRNIGHLGKTTKEMQDQVMSLRMVPLRPILQKMTRVVRDVAQKSGKNVRLLLSGEDTEVDKTVNEMLNDPLVHILRNSVDHGIETPTDRKAAGKSPEGVIHLSAKHESGNIVIEISDDGKGLDKTRILRKAVEKGLVQADAQLSDSQIHQMIMSPGFSTAEKITDISGRGVGLDVVKRNIEQLRGNIEVQSTEGKGSRFTIRLPLTLAIIDGMLVLSGGNKFILPALSIIRTLQPKPEEIKAIQGKGEVISTADDLWPLIRMDRLYGLRDVPIAPADGLAVIVENHKGENYALLVDELLGQQQVVVKSLGPLIPEGMGIAGGTILADGRVGLILDLAGIPAAFQKFRNSRRAKKSLPQENAPGPEDHDALVRMSS encoded by the coding sequence GAAGGAAACATCTCGAACGATGACCTGCAGAAAGCGCTCTCCCTGCAAAACAGGGGGATCGGGGAAATTCTGGTTGCGGAAGGGGTGGTCCTCCCGGAAAAAATCCAGGCGGCCCTTGAAAAGCAGCACGCCGTGAGCGATCGGCCCCGTGGTTCCATCCGCGTCGACATTGAGAGGCTCGACAACCTCATGAACCTGGTCGGCGAGTTGGTCATTTCCCAAACCCAGGTGGCGGACTACTTCCGAAAGGACGGCCATTTCGAAAACGACGGTGAATTCGGGAGGAACATCGGCCACCTGGGCAAAACCACGAAAGAAATGCAGGATCAGGTGATGTCCCTGCGGATGGTTCCTCTCCGCCCGATTCTCCAGAAAATGACCCGCGTCGTCCGGGACGTCGCCCAGAAATCCGGGAAAAACGTCCGCCTCTTGCTCTCCGGCGAAGATACCGAAGTCGACAAAACCGTCAACGAAATGCTGAACGATCCGCTTGTGCATATCCTCCGGAATTCGGTGGACCACGGCATTGAAACCCCCACTGATCGCAAGGCCGCCGGGAAATCTCCGGAAGGTGTCATCCACCTTTCTGCGAAGCACGAGAGCGGAAACATCGTCATCGAGATTTCGGACGACGGGAAGGGACTCGATAAAACACGCATTTTAAGGAAAGCCGTCGAAAAAGGGCTCGTACAGGCGGATGCGCAGCTGAGTGATTCGCAGATTCACCAGATGATCATGTCCCCCGGATTTTCCACGGCCGAAAAAATCACGGATATCTCGGGAAGGGGGGTCGGTCTCGACGTCGTCAAAAGAAATATCGAGCAGCTTCGGGGCAACATTGAGGTCCAATCCACCGAGGGAAAAGGTTCCCGCTTTACGATTCGCCTTCCACTCACCCTGGCCATCATCGACGGCATGCTCGTCCTCTCGGGCGGCAATAAATTCATTCTTCCGGCCCTGTCCATCATCCGTACGCTTCAGCCGAAACCTGAGGAAATCAAGGCGATTCAGGGCAAGGGCGAGGTGATCAGCACCGCCGATGATCTGTGGCCGCTTATCCGGATGGATCGGCTCTACGGCTTGCGAGACGTGCCCATCGCCCCCGCGGACGGGCTCGCCGTGATCGTCGAAAATCACAAGGGAGAGAATTACGCCCTGCTCGTCGACGAACTCCTGGGACAGCAGCAGGTGGTCGTCAAAAGTCTGGGGCCTTTGATCCCGGAGGGAATGGGGATCGCGGGGGGAACCATTCTCGCGGATGGCCGCGTGGGTTTGATTCTCGATCTGGCGGGCATCCCCGCGGCCTTTCAAAAATTCCGGAACTCCCGCCGGGCGAAGAAAAGCCTCCCCCAGGAGAACGCACCCGGCCCAGAAGACCATGACGCGTTGGTCCGCATGTCCTCCTGA